From the genome of Cydia amplana chromosome 24, ilCydAmpl1.1, whole genome shotgun sequence:
tttgctatatggacgagggttttcgggggcgaaaaatcgatctagctaggtcttatctctgggaaaacgcaaatttttgGGATTTTATGTTTTCCtaacaaagctcggtctcccagatattatttaacaaattaacacatatcagggaaagaataagggtcaaagtcaaatggcgttctaacagttttaatcttttgtcaaaagatggcagtaaatgtactcgGCCTACATAATtaaccatgacagtaactctctattcactATACTCTCTTTGACATAGCTAACGCGTAACGCGTAGTAAAGGGTAAGGCGTAAAAGGTTAAAACGAttttaatatacaaatactgtAACGAACCCTAAGCGTTCATGATCCGCAGTTTGCTCTGGAGGGAGTTGAGTGCGATGTGCTGGATCCGGAGCCTATTTTCCAGCAGTttggtgcccttctgcaggtcTCCCAGGGCCGCCTGGAAATAGGGAGTATtgctgcaatgttttgccgccagagtgcagcactagcgactttagtaataccatagagtaacttatacatactgtaccttaaactgtttttttgacaagttttcacagttGTCTACATGTAAATTTCTAACTGCTGCCATAACTGTTATTTCGGTATCAGATGGGTTAAATCAGCCCCCTTTTTTCGCACCGGAAGTGGGCTTCTTTTTCGTACTTACGGCAAGTTCCGCCGTGGCAGACTATCGAATTCGGACTTAGCATCACTTTTATGGGAAACCATTGTACATTTCATCGTGGTATCAAGTCGGTTAGAAATTTTGCGGCCGGCTCTTCTAccaaaagggcctaccgggaaactcggctatctttatcgctcgaatatgcaggggtagagaggttagataacaaaatttcgactctctcgtttgcggtagacccttagattgtgacttgtgGGAgaggcgccccctacgcagacttttgcgtaatattctctatttaaaatctttattactgatatacctactaaaagaagttatttattttattttcctaacttagtgtcccactgttgggcaaaGACCTCCCCTGattcgatagatggcagtaaatttactgtaactacaaaatttactatgacagaacccctctatactatctattctctttgttaTGGCATAATCTCAGTGACTCTCATACATACCTTCACGGCCACGTAGTCCATTATATCGGGGACCTCATACGCGATTCGTACTTTTTTCACCTCCGTCAATCTATTGAAAAAATGATTAGAAACATCACAGAGTTAGCAGAtttacgctgcgtcttacgtaagcgaacaacgggcgaacgcgaagcgaaccggcgcggcgcggccggCCCACGGCGttcgagatcgcccacgtaggacccttctataggtatcaaaggattggaTTCACCCGATTGGACCGCATCCACCGAAGAGCGGCTCGAATTACATAAACCCTAGAGGTTTCCAATAGTGGCATGCATGTAAAAATTGTAAAgttgtaaagtaaataaataaaaaaaaatcacgaattagaatctttaaaaaaaatataaaattaattgtcGACTGCCAGCGTCTTTCGGAACGGCTTGACTCCTTGGCGCTGCGTAGAGATGTGGCCTCGCTTTGCATTTTCTATCGCATGTATAACGGGGAGTGCTCCGAGGAATTGTTCGGATtaatccctgccgcttcttttcgccatcgccctacgcgacaacattaccatcttcaccacttagatggttggcagtcctcaactgtgcgtttctccagaaacttcctgcctcgcacagccaaactgtggaatgaactgtcgcctgcggtatttccggaccgatacgaccttcaaaccttcaagaaaagagcgtactcccatcttaaaggccggcaacgcgcttgcaacccttctggtgttgcgggtgtccatgggcggcggtaatcgcttaccatcaggtgatccgtctgctcgtttgcctcctatatcataaaaaaaaaccccgCGCCGcaacgcttcgcttcgcgttcgcgtgttgttcgcctacgtagtacgctgtaTTAGGTAGGATTGCTTAGGAAGAATAGCTACTGACAATAAAGCacttttttcatacaatttccatttcggGAGAAAAGGGTTTCCAATAATGTCGATCGCTTCAGCATAGTATATTCTAGGTTTTAAGGTTTCGCTTTAAAACAGTgtcgccatctactcgagactaggccaaaggtatggcgccatcgctcgaataGATTGCACACTCGCGCGCTCTgttcccatacatttttttccATCACAAACTATCTATTTTTCTACTTCTTTCCAATGTTTAGTGTATTTGTctcattcctttttgtgtaatatatgtatgtttatgctataaattttgtatgtatttatatcattaatctttctggtaccttgttgtacattttgctgcatttgtcaccctcttttcatctctcctctcatctactcaaagcatggtctaataaaacatggtcttctcttcccagagtgtcacttgtctacgtcacaataacattgccactttatttcaacataacatgttacatgggtacattatatgtatggttaataagttaaaatatttttttataattttaatttatatgtattttaccttaaaatgtacaataacacgtcatttttaattattcgttagcaatatcttccgattcacgaaagaaatttcagacgttcgggtaattctatttacactactggcaacacaggatagcgctgttatatttgacaatccgccattttgtccctgaccgtcatccttgtcgaacgcgtgttaattgttatttccttctcgctcagtgtcagcagtcgcagtgttttccaaacttttcacgtcgtaagcttgcttattaatgttttgttacgaaaatggttggctgctctattcggaactgtaagagtaggagtgaaaagtgcagtatagatttgttttattttactatgtttctacgtgaataacttaaaattaatgccgttaaaataattttcaccgttggttaaaattctcccacattttaaagtttgagaacctgtaaacagcatgatgacgtaggcaagtgacagttaggtcattcgcgaatctcggaagagagtaccaggcggagtatattattataccatgactcaaaggttaactggatgAGATCCTTCGGGATACATTCGCCTTTGTGCTtctaattttatgttatttttaatgtctttttgtacaataaagagtttactactactactatctcAGGAAGACTAGTTAcatggggtccctttgtttcccataaagttttaggtcataatgtattgtttgtcatattatcattagtcataaaaatgAAACCGTTGACTTTTCAGAATTTTCGCAAggatatcctatagataggttaggttaggtttgttttatggcaaccctgaaaagtgacgcgtttctgaaccaaatgaatttatgactaacgaaaatgcgggcaaacaatacattatgacttaaaactatttgggaaacaatagagacccctagTTACATGGCCATAcaggcgctggtggcctagcggtaagagcgtgcgactcgcaatccggaggtcgcgggttcgaaccccggctagtaccaatgagtttttcggaccttatgtacgaaatatcatttgatatttaccagtcgcttttcggtgaaggaaaacatcgtgaggaaaccggactaatcccaatacgggcctagtttaccctctgggttggaaggtcagatggcagtcgctttcgtaaaaactagtgcccacgccaattactgggattagttaccaagcggaccccaggctcccatgagccgtggcaaaatgccgggacaacgcgaggaagatgtagTTACATACCTGGCAGCTAAATCATCAGCCTGTACTTGTATAACGTCTCTCTCTTTATCAATAACTTTCGCCTGCCGCTCTTTTGTTTTGATAGTGTCTATTAGCGTGGCCAAATACGAGTTTTGCGCCCACATCGCTTTTTTGTGCACCGTCAGGTTGAGATTCGCCTCTCCGGTCATCTTTTTCAGTTCCTCCAACtagaaacaaaattaataatagcTCATCGTTACTGGTGAATTACATGTATCACctatatgacttggaactccggtagccgtttaagaagtattaacactcttacggtagatctCGCTAGGGCCTCCCTAAGGctcatatatgtataagtaaaaataaatattacaggacatttttacacaagatATCTAGaaggggtgtcattctgaatccctaacaacgtttgtcctaaagtcacttgccctaactggtttgtcctaatgggcacatgccctaacgattaattgtcataacgattattttccataatgtaaggttctgaaaaatggttaggttttagaacttgctgccacacaagtgggttaggttagggttagaactgcgaccctcgcaaaaaagaaaatatgcttaataacattaggataagtaatcaataattagggaaaccaacattagggtttttagtgttaggacaactgatcattatgacaaacaatattagggaatggaaagataggagaaaagactttagggattctgATATAGATCCatctggaagaccgagctttgcccagagataagacctagctagatcgatttttcgctccgaaaacccccatatagtaaatttcatcgaagctATAATGAGACTCGCCGCGGACCCACTTGGTCGATCACAATCACGCTAGCTCACgcccgtgtgtgtgtgtgcgtcaCAGCTAAGCTTTAACACACTAGAATAATACACCCTCACCTGGTTACTCTTCTGGTCTATAATCGCCAACGCTTCCTGATTCTCAATTTTAATCTTATCAAAGTCCACAGGCCTGAGCTTGTCGTTCAACTCGGCTTTGACTTTGATCTGGCCTTTGAACTTGGCGTACTGTGTGTTAAGGGTGCTGGTTCGGAGGCGAAGCTTGCCTATCTGGCTGTCGCTTATCTTCATACACTCTGTCATGTACCTAGAAAGATATTGGTTACATTAAGGCTTTCGTTTGATTAGATGTCGTTTTATCCATTTAGCAAAATTCCTAGATCTCAAAACGGAAGTGCAGAATGCCCAAAATGACTAAACTTCTGGTacctacttctttttgacattagtggttcacaggaacagagaatgtgcatagcagtctcctctcactcctggcagaacctatatgtcgcatcttgtttctttCCGATTTGAAACCTGTGtttgttcaacttacagtgcccagtcagtattctagtcaccgcgcaggTTTGTGTCTTTTGAGCCCCTAGAAGCTCCTTAGCAGTTCTgctgaaccctttgattagagcaTTCGAGTGTTCTTGTCCTTTGACGAACTTCCATCAATCGATTGctttcgttttttagggttccccgtacctcaaaaggaataaacggaacccttaactcgtgcgtctgtctgtctgtctgtccgaccatcccccccccccttcatctccgaaactactgggtctaaaaatttgaaaaaaatactcaaaatagttctttacctatagatgacaggaaaagctattagaaatgtgtagtcaggcgtgagtcggacttaatgtacggaacccttgacgCGCgcccgactcacacttggccggtttttgtgaagagattacagaccgacagacagacaaagtTACTTTCGTACCTTATCCAGATTTCAGCGGGGATCCGCTGTGCCAGCTTGTCCCATCCGTCCACGATGACTTCTTGGTTGAACGCTGCACTCGCCTTCTCAATATCTTCTACCCTCAATTCAATCTCTTCCAACTGAGCTTTCAGCATTGCGTGTTGTTTCGCAGCCTGCAATCAATAGccatgttattttttaattttaacaaccaggaacgtctgcgatcgatgctattaatcgatgttattattccagaggccgtgagttcaagtctcacccaagacagtaatttttccactttttagggttccgtagccaaatggcaaaaaacggaacccttatagattcgtcatgtctgtctgtctgtccgtctgtccgtctgtctgtccgtccgtatgtcacagccacttttctccgaaactataagaactatatactgttgaaacttggtaagtagatgtattctgtgaaccgcattaagattttcacacaaaaatagaaaaaaaacaataaatttttggggttccccatacttcgaactgaaactcaaaattttttttttcatcaaatccatacgtgtggggtatctatggataggtcttcaaaaatgatattgaggtttctaatatcatttttttctaaactgaatagtttgcgcgagagacacttccaaagtggtaaaatgtgtgtcccccccctgtaacttctaaaatgagagaatgataaaactaaaaaaaatatatgatgtacattaccatgtaaacttccaccgaaaattggtttgaacgagatctagtaagtagtttttttttatacgtcataaatcgcctaaatatggaacccttcatgggcgagtccgactcgcacttggccgcttttttttaaatttattcttagcTTAATATTCATGTTAGTTTAAGGCAGGGGTTCCCCAACTTTTTTTAGACACGCTGCCTAAAATGAAGTTCCCACGCCCCCCTTCGCTTCTATGCAAGGAAACGGAGAACGGAGAATCGTGTTCAAATTTCCCGAGGCCATCACAGCCATCACAGGGCCCGGCtcctacagtcgccatcagattagCGTTGAAAATTCcggaaaaaatagtttattcaagtaggcataattacaatgcgcttatgaacgtcaaataaagctaggtagaccggctccaaccctacacctctgccctgagaagatttaaatcccccctcaattggagccgttcaaaaggttaaacttACTTTCTTCCTAGTATTGAGCAGCTTCTGCATCAGAGTCTCCATCTCAGTGTTGACGAGCTCCGAGCGAGCCATGACGTTGATCCTGGTGCCGGTTCCGAATACCGTCGTCCCTCCTATCTTGGCTGATGATTCCACTCTTCTGGTTGAAGCCCTggagataaatatttatttcagtattttatttattttattttattttatttaaataggtacaataacaTAATGCAGGCAAACAACATTGTAACATATTTCTCACATAAGCAACTTATACATTACTTACATTACGATTATAATTGTACACAACATTATCATGGAATAATTATTAAGCTAAATACAAGTCTTGACTAAGATAATCTTCTGTTATTAAAGATAATAAAAGAATATAGTATAGTACAATAAATAGTTAACacgataaaataataagtatttacttacaattttgggacaacaaaacatttttgaacCTAGGTAAAGAAATgtctaaaatatctaaatcaaTATCCAAACGATTATATAAACGACACATTCTAAAGATAGGCGCATTATTGGATACATTGTTATTAGGAACCATAGGCAAGGCAAACAATTCTCGATTCCGTGTTCTCTTATTGTAGGCTCTAATGGAGACATAATCCATGAGGTTACTGTCGAGACCACCATGCACAATTTTATGAAGTGTAACTAGATCAACGACGTCGCGTCGGGACGatagtgattttaaattatatgcTGAAAGTCTATCTGTATATTCGGGAAGCGCTCggcgtgttttatttttagtggaAAGATATCGTAGAAACTTTGCCTGTATTGATTCCAATCTATCAGAGTGTGTCTTATAAACTGGTTGCCAAACCGACGAGCAGTATTCGAGCGTAGTCCGTACTAACGCGGAGTATAGAACAATTAGGCTGTATGACACTTTGAAAGGTTTAGCGGTTCGCTTGATAAAACCAAGCATGCGATTACATTTCGACAGCATATGTTCATAGTGACAACGGAACGACAATTCACTATCCAATATTACCCCGAGATCTCTAATGGAAGCAACCCTTACTAATCGCTTGCCATTAATATTATACTCGTGATCAATCCAGTTGGTTTTTTTAGTGAATGTAATTGACTGACATTTATCAATATTCAAAAACATGAGGTTAGTGGTGCACCAATCAAATATTAGGTCAATATCTTCCTGGAGAATGAGGCAATCATTTTCAGTATTGATGACTTTAAAGATTTTTATATCATCTGCGTATGCAAGACATTGTGATTTAATCCTATTTAAAAGATCATTTacgaaaaaaacaaataataatggGCCCAGATTAGAGCCCTGCGGCACGCCTGATTCAGCCATAAATGGAATAGAGTCATAACCATAAATGCTAACGATTTGGGAACGTCGATAGAGATAGGACTCAAACCAACGCAGTAAATTTCCATGGATTCCAAGATGATTCAGTTTTTTCAACAGTATGGCATGATTCACTCTGTCGAACGCCTTAGCAAAATCTGTATAAATGGAATCGACTTGCTTCTTTGCTTGAAAGGACAAACACAACTCCTGCACATAGGAAAGAAGGTTAGTTGACGTTGAACGCTTCTTTACATACCCATGTTGGCACGGACTAAGCAAATGGACAAAGTGATTATAAACCTGAGTGAAAACAACACCTTCAAATACCTTGGCGAAGCAGTTTAGTATGCTGATAGGGCGATAGTTTGACACCTTGCTTTTATCCCCACCTTTGTGGATAGGAGTAATTTTAGTCAATTTCCAGAGATCGGGGAACGTGCCTTCCTCCAGCGATTTACGGAAAACAATGTACAAGGGTTTTGCTAACGCTTCAGCACatgatcttataaatatagcaGGTAAGCCATCCGGCCCGGCACCTTTATCCGGATTTAAAGATTTGAGCCTGTTTAAAACGTCCCCCTCAGTAAATGCAATTGTGTTCAAACAATAATTACTCTCCGGAAAATCAGGTTCATAGGTGGGATTATCAGAAGTTGTGTAAACAGAGGAAAAGTAGTTAGCGAATAAGTTGGCAATGTCTTCACCATTCTCTGCAGCTGTTTCATTATGCACAAGACGTTGGGGAATCTGGTTAGTGGCCCTCTTTGATTTAGTGTAGCGCCAGAAtgcttttatattattattcaattCATTTTCTATACGTGATATGTAAGAATCAAAACAGATAGTGACAGATAGTGACagtataggctacatgactaattttcatttatggtatcaatcgatcgggtttgtttttaggatcaaatgtctataagggacccattgcattaaagtaacacaaaagtcagaaattgtagtgaaaggccgacagtcgcacttcacttgcgaaacgccctatacaaaacggcaagggaacgtgacgtcaaggtctctgggagcccatcttgtagtatggagaaaacaagaaaattgcgtttttgtcggtgaaatattgcgtttaatgtatatagttgctatacaatatttttttggatgaaatgtaaggaatggaatggtacccttacttttaccgtttttggaagttaaaaaaaaaacttaaatttttaaactttcaggtcctgtattgttgtaatttttcaatattttattttaatatccacattattgtgataaattgctcgtttgctatctattttactagattttgttataaaattcaacatgtgtcatcatccctattgtaaaATACGACatagtgtcatcaggagcttgcgttcacggtgacggaccggcgcagactgcgggccgcagcCTCGACCGGGCCATGGTTCGGGCCGGTGGCGGCAggggggcgagaaactaccctcgttTACGGCATTATTGTCAAAtgttaacgcaagctcctgatgatattataatatttcctGATGATATTCCTctgtacggagtgaaacatgtcgagcgttttccaCTTAAAATACTTGAGTGAccggtttttaatatatttaaacatctggggcccgtttatCAAAGGCTtgaaacttgtaatacaagcggatgtcactttttgacagcttttgttggaaagggacttccacttgtattacaagttacaagcttttgagaaacgggccccaggtttAGGATATTACCTGGAAGGGCTGGAAAGGATCTTGGACTGGCTGAAGTCAAACTTGGAGGTCTGGGACCTCATGAAACTGCCCCCGATGGAGGGTGAGCTGGCCAGCTTGCTGGCGTAGTCGATGGCTTGTTGGATGTTGTTCATCAGGGTCGGGTCCAATCTGAAAAGCAAATATGTCAGTGAAAGGTGAATGGCACTGAATGGACATTGTTTTGGGGTTGGCCTGTCGAAGTATTGTAGAGTTAGACCGAGACATGATTACATAGATAGAAGAtataagtttgacgtttaaaataacacttgcactacgtGTGCTATcacaatcgttgcagacttatcttggtttgACTCTACGAAGCTAACTAGTAGAGTCTGTgccgaaagagaagagtcgtggaatgtatggggcccaatacattccacgactcttctctttctgaacaTACTCTATAGGTTTTACTAATTTACCTGTGAATCCATGAATAGTGTCAAGTTCTTGTGTTGTTGTTTGAAACTTTATTGCCCTGTAAGTCAAATCCCATAATATAACAAAATTTGAAACGGGGGAAACCTGTGCTGGGGCCATCTATAAAAATGTGTGACAGTTGCCAACACCATTGAATTGGAACCCCGTTGGAAAAGAAAGTTAGAAATTAACCATTTTTTCCCATAAGTAACTGCGCTCAAATTTAAAATAGGAAATAAATATGATAATTGATAAGTTATAGATAgatactaagtgtaaggcctgagtggacactcgagttgggcgtgcagcggggaggggcgtgcggcgtgcatgttaaacaaatgcaagcgtataggagcggccttagtgcacgctgctcacatcacgcgtaagcccacagccacgctgcacgccccgccgaacgctccgcttcgagcgtccactcaggccttacactaataagTTATCAAACTTTGTCATGCCAAATATCTGAAATATCGCGTCACGTTAGatggattttttttagtttttggatTATTCTCATTAACCTTTTGATTGAACGCTACGCCTGTCGTGCGCGGCGTGTGGCCGTAAACCTTAGGTGGTCAAAAGGTTACACTCACCTCATGATAGTCCTCTCAAGAATGGCGTTCTCCAAATTAGTGATCTTGATCTGCTGTTTCAGTTCGTTGACGGTTTTTATTAGTTCAGCGTCCGACAGTCCCTTAGCGTCATCTTGACTAGGCCGCTGGTTTTACAATGATACGGCTGGTAATATAAACTCACCTCATAATAGTCCTCTCAAGAATGTCGTTCTCCAAATTAGTTATTTTGATCTGCTGTTTTAGTTCGTTGACGGCTTTTATCAGGTCGGCGTCCGTCAGTTCCTCGGCCTCATTCATATAGTTAAACCCCCGGT
Proteins encoded in this window:
- the LOC134659282 gene encoding uncharacterized protein LOC134659282, with protein sequence MMARMSVCHSSRSIISHRGFNYMNEAEELTDADLIKAVNELKQQIKITNLENDILERTIMRLDPTLMNNIQQAIDYASKLASSPSIGGSFMRSQTSKFDFSQSKILSSPSRASTRRVESSAKIGGTTVFGTGTRINVMARSELVNTEMETLMQKLLNTRKKAAKQHAMLKAQLEEIELRVEDIEKASAAFNQEVIVDGWDKLAQRIPAEIWIRYMTECMKISDSQIGKLRLRTSTLNTQYAKFKGQIKVKAELNDKLRPVDFDKIKIENQEALAIIDQKSNQLEELKKMTGEANLNLTVHKKAMWAQNSYLATLIDTIKTKERQAKVIDKERDVIQVQADDLAARLTEVKKVRIAYEVPDIMDYVAVKAALGDLQKGTKLLENRLRIQHIALNSLQSKLRIMNA